A window from uncultured Desulfobacter sp. encodes these proteins:
- a CDS encoding FAD-linked oxidase C-terminal domain-containing protein — protein MNTVDIPRLRNIVGEKNIKTDPLDLFIYGADASVYHAAPWVVVRPDNTAQVQKVMAYANDAKIPVVPRGGGSGMCGQTVSIKGGILLDMKNMNRILEINMPDVYCRVEPGVVDDDLNAALKPYGVFYPPTPASSRIATIGGEIGNNASGVRSVKYGATRDAVLGLKVVLANGDLVTLGAHTRVEASGYQLEKLIVGSEGTLGVVVEAIMSFVPIPEFRCLGVANFDSLRDAGNAISDIMASGTIPSMLELVDDVAIKAVNKTMNLGLKEVAASLLFEADGKVVEAVEYEVNKMQEICKKNNGADLWYSFDAKEREQIFMGRKKLFPALSQFDASMASTSLADDMAVPYSKMADMAAKIHEAAEKNGIIMTAYGHCGSGCMHTKIMMDVSKKAQWEGAQRAIAEIYEYVNSIHGTTSAEHGIGISKADAFRTEKADSLKMMAAIKAALDPNNILNPGKLQQAPENWVTATDLRYAVNS, from the coding sequence ATGAATACGGTCGATATCCCCAGACTCAGGAACATAGTCGGGGAAAAAAACATAAAGACAGATCCGCTTGACCTGTTTATTTACGGCGCAGACGCATCTGTTTACCATGCCGCACCATGGGTTGTAGTCAGACCTGACAATACCGCGCAGGTCCAAAAAGTAATGGCCTATGCCAATGATGCAAAAATACCAGTTGTCCCCAGGGGCGGTGGCTCGGGAATGTGCGGGCAGACCGTTTCAATCAAGGGCGGAATTCTTCTGGACATGAAGAATATGAACCGGATACTTGAAATAAACATGCCCGATGTATACTGCCGGGTGGAACCAGGTGTGGTGGATGATGATCTCAATGCCGCACTTAAACCTTATGGTGTTTTCTATCCCCCGACACCTGCCTCTTCTCGTATCGCCACCATCGGCGGCGAGATTGGCAACAATGCGTCGGGCGTTCGTTCCGTAAAATACGGCGCAACCCGTGATGCAGTGTTGGGCCTAAAAGTAGTTCTGGCCAATGGCGACCTGGTCACCTTAGGTGCCCATACCCGTGTGGAAGCATCCGGTTACCAGCTTGAAAAACTCATCGTGGGTTCGGAAGGCACCCTGGGTGTTGTGGTGGAAGCGATTATGAGTTTTGTACCCATCCCAGAATTCAGATGCCTCGGCGTTGCCAATTTTGACAGTCTCAGGGATGCCGGTAATGCCATTAGTGACATTATGGCCTCGGGCACCATCCCCTCTATGCTTGAGCTCGTGGATGACGTTGCCATCAAAGCGGTAAACAAAACCATGAATTTAGGCCTTAAGGAAGTGGCCGCCTCCCTGCTTTTTGAAGCTGACGGAAAAGTGGTGGAAGCCGTGGAGTATGAAGTTAACAAAATGCAGGAAATTTGCAAAAAGAACAACGGCGCCGACCTCTGGTACAGCTTTGATGCCAAAGAGCGCGAACAAATCTTCATGGGTCGTAAAAAATTATTCCCTGCCCTGTCACAATTTGACGCCAGTATGGCTTCCACATCCCTGGCTGACGATATGGCAGTACCCTACTCCAAGATGGCGGATATGGCCGCTAAAATCCATGAAGCTGCCGAAAAGAACGGCATCATCATGACGGCATACGGCCATTGCGGATCAGGCTGCATGCACACCAAAATCATGATGGACGTCAGCAAAAAAGCACAGTGGGAAGGCGCCCAGAGAGCCATTGCCGAGATTTATGAATATGTCAATTCCATCCACGGCACCACTTCTGCTGAACACGGTATCGGCATTTCCAAAGCAGATGCCTTCAGGACGGAGAAAGCGGATTCCTTGAAAATGATGGCCGCCATTAAGGCGGCTCTGGACCCCAATAATATTCTCAATCCCGGCAAACTGCAGCAGGCGCCGGAAAACTGGGTAACGGCAACAGATCTTAGATATGCTGTCAACAGCTGA